In the Polyodon spathula isolate WHYD16114869_AA chromosome 44, ASM1765450v1, whole genome shotgun sequence genome, GTGGactgttttgaaatatttttcgAGGTCAATTAAGGGTAAACGCCACTAATAACAAgcaataataaaatttaaaacgATTAATTAAAAAGAAGCTGTCGGAGATCATACCTAACGAAGGTAAAGTTTGTACAGAAGTCGGTGAACTACACTGCCACCCAGAGGTGAGCCTGGGAATTAGTTtcgaaggttttttttttttgctgagaatGACATAATAACATTGGCATTATTTCATTATAAAACACACTGACCTCTGttctttaaacttttttgttaataaagtgttcagaaaaatgacaaactaatAAACTCTCTCCCTAAAACAACTGAAAAGTCGTTTTTAATCAACCAGAATAAAATATAGCCTCTTTCGAGTTTCATAAATATTCAGCTTGTGAATTATCAGGTCGGGgcgctgactttttaaaatgattcagtggggtcaaaaataaaaccccctctcttctattttaaaactggaaGGCGAGGAAGACAGAGTTCAATCTGCAAGCCTGCGGAGAATGAATggacagaatgtttttttttctaaatatatatctttttttatatttagaaggCTTTGTTCTGTCCTCTCCCCCGCCTCTacaagcatgttttaaatgtgagCTCTCGCTGCTTTTACAGAAACAGCCACTTCACCAGCATTGCTGGCCACAAATAGTCCTTTCTGTTGTCCCTTTCTCTGAGTTTCTAAATGCGTCTTCGCCGAATCTCTCACCAGTATGGCATTCAGGTCCTTTTGTAAGCCAGCTCCTGCAACATCATGCTTTAAAGAGAGTATGTGGATCTGTGCTTTTGAGAGCACAGCCTGTCTCTGCTTTGTGGATAGCATCAAAGACTggagcttgggggggggggggaatctgcTACCACATGACCACCCTTCATGTAGGAAGGGGGCAGGTTCGTCATCACAAGGACTCTTTAAAAACTGCAGCCAGGCATCAGAGACATCGCTGCTTGCTGTCAGGGAATATGCTTACTCACAGTACTGTAGTTCAGTTAACAATTATTACAGACAGTCTACTgagaattgtttttatattgtagtttGTTAAAAAGGTGTCTCTCTcgtaaaatcatttttatatattacatagtACTTTATTGTGAAATATGCATGGatcaactttagtttttttttggttgtgatCCCCAGGGCATCTCTATGAACGGCAGTTTGAattgttttcagttgttaaattaaataaggtAAGAAATAGATGtaccctgtgttatttattttttatgcatattTTGTTAGGATatgttagattttatttttgtgtttttgttatagagctattattgaaataaatacaaagtacaaCGAGGGAGGAGAAGGATCGCGGAACGTTGCAGTTCAGTGGATCGACATTGAACtcgtctctccctctctcgtccAGTGTGTTTCTATGGAGCTGTGAAGACACACAGAGTACCTCTGAGCGGACGCTTTGCAGAGACAGATTCGTGTGTATAGACGCACGCACACGGATAAGAAGGACTTCATTTCTCTAAACTGGGAGAGGGACCAGGAACAGACTGCAGTGGAGAGCCTTGCAAACTCAGCTAACGTGGTAAGTAGACCAGCGTAAAatctcccatagtaaaagcatagcaaagtgtaatccagcacagttaaagcatagggaagcattgtaaagcacagagaggtctggtaaagcataggtaagcattgtaaagcacagagaggtctggtaaagcataggtaagcattgtaaagcacagagaggtctggtaaagcatattaataaatatggcaaaccagggtaagctctggtaaatatattgtataatcACAGGAAACACATGGCAGAACTGCAAGGATACTGCTGCAAACTTGTATAATGGGAGAGAACTTCCTCAAACTGTTTGTGCTGAATTTAAAAACGTACGTTTCTCATTGAATTGTAGCTtctttttagtgtttctaaagTCATCCAAATGCTGAACTAAACCCACACTGCTGCGCAGTGCTATAGCAAGCGTATTCGTGCCGAGGGAAGCGATGGTCAAATGCATCCTGATTACAGCGCAGCCTAGAGCTCTGTATGTTATACTGACCCTCAGATAATAAGTTAGTAATGctaaaatggatttgaaaatagGGTTGTGCTCATGCCCCATTataattctcctctctctctccccctcccctgtctgcctctctctctctcccctgtctgcctcccctctcctctctctctctctctctctctccccccctcccctctctctctctctctcctcccccctcccctgtctgcctcccctctctctacctctctctctcctctctcaggctgGATGCATCACACAGTGGATCAGTTTGGAgggcgcagcagcagcagcagcatcacttTCCCTCTGGAAGGCCGGGGGGGGCCATGGGGACCCCCAGGCAGCCGAGCTTGGATACCCCCCTCCAGGTAGCATTCTGCAGCACCCTCCTCCTTTCTCACTGTGGAGCATTCTGGATAGTGCgcgtgttttttattttattttttttgcgctGCAAATAGAAATTCGATAAATCTTTTAATTCTTTTTTCCCCTCTTCTTGCTCGTGCAGGGGCCCATCCAGCATCGGGCAATCACAGCTTCCCTCTCACATGCCGGCAGGTCACATGACCAGCCCCGCCCACCCCAGCAAGCTCTACTTTCCGCCGGGGTGAGTAAAGCAGTGTTCGTAAAGGGATGGATAAAtaaactctcttctagtctttcTATGTgctccagtgattaaagaaaggggctttattaccaggaggttccaggttcaaatccaggctcagccactgactccctgtgtgagaCCGTGAGCGAGTCACTGACCCTCCTcgtgctccatccttcagatgtaaaacaaacgaggtcctattggaagagagttcaccctcctagtctctggaagtcgctctggataaaagcgtctgctgaatggGGACTAATGGGAAAACTAGCAATGATGACCACATGTGAATCTcatataaaagaaatataaataaattgaaaaaatatttaatgaaaaatgtttattgtgtctctgctattttcaatatttcatgcatggaAGGGTTAATAGGGCTTTCCCAACGATTTTAatgttctctctgtctcttcccccctcctctctctctctctctctctctctctctctctctctctctctcccccctcctctctctctctctcagccccgCTCCCCCCCGGCCCCTGCTCTCTGACCGGATTGAGCTGATTCACGGGCTGGTCCAGTCTCTGCAGAGGGACCGTCATCAGGCCCGTCTGTGGGAGCAGTTGGGTCAGATCTACGAGTCTGAGCAGGAGCTGGAGGAGGCTCTGAGGTGCTACCAGAATGGGGCGCGTTGCCACGGCTACGGCCCGGGCCACACCCACCTCGCCGCGCGGGCCAATCAGCTGCAGAGGGTGAGGGGCAGCCAGGCGCTGTGAAACTTTCACTAAACAGGGTTGAAAAAAGTCAAAGTAATTCCGTCTTTAAGAATCAGTAGCAGGGAtccaagaaaatacattttgcaatatcttttttttttttaaaagctgtaggGGAgggaatatataaatatttttttaaaaatgatccaAGTGTATTTACTTAGTAGTACACACAGAGACGCAAGGAGAATTGCAAGTTTGTTGCAGATTGCTTGATGAATAAAGGgctctgttttattgtattttttctctccAGTACCTGAGTCCAAACCAGCACCGGCCTCGCATTCTGCCTCCTCTGCATGAAGTGTGGGATCTTCTGCAGCAGGTAATCAATCATCCAGGAATCAAACTCTGACAAGCACAGCCATTACtgcaataacactgatgaaggcactagagcccaaacgctgctctgcttgactcagtttcgtttcagtaacactgatgaaggcactagagcccaaacgctgctctgcttgactcagtttagtttcaataacgctgatgaaggcactagagcccaaacgctgctctgcttgactcagtttagtttcagtaacactgatgaaggcactagagcccaaacgctgctctgcttgactctaGTTTTataatgaaggcattagctggGGATAAATTCTTCAGTGGATTAAGCTGCTATCtaatttggggttttaaaaaaaaaaaaaaaaaaaaaaaaaagccagtcatTTTGATCTTGACaatgattttgtgtttttgttcgcaGCAAGCAAGAAATTACCCAGGGAAAAACGGCTGCCAACTGAAGCGGCCAGCAGCACACGTGGACCATTCGGTGATCCAGCACACCCCTCACGTTCACCATGTGGTACCTTCCACCCCTCCCAGTGAGGAGATCCCCAGTCCGGTGAAGAGAAGGAGGAGCATCAGCCCAGACCAGGTGAGACCAAGCAGAGGGGAAACACACTCTCCTCCTTTCCCAGTAGTGCTTCTTAAGGTCTTCCAGGATTTCACCCCCTATGGATCGCCAGCCTGCAGGGATCCCAAACACTGCAGCTGCACTAATACACAGGAATTGTAGTAGGAAGCCCAAGATGACAATTGAGCACAGAATCATTTTCatgtaactttatttttatttttttatttaataaatagaataTGACCCAAAACCTTTAACCCTTTTTCTTCCCTTCTCCCTCCCGCAGAGTAATCGTTCCGGAATGCCGCGCCCCCCCATGCCAAACCTGCCCCCGACACACCCCCTCCACCACCCGGGGGCGCACTACCAGCTGCCCAAGCCGGGGGGGCTGTGGAACCCCCTGCACAAGGGGGGGTCGCCCTGGCCCCCCGAGAGGAAGAACGACTATCAGGTGAGGTCTTCATCGGTCACTACAGGGTCTGGCTTCGCAGACCCTCATCAGATTTACTGAATAcacaatattgtgttattattttaattttaattaatattgttattggtttttctttatttcttcaccaggagcaacagaacccagtcCTGGGTGCTTACCCTTACAAGACCGCCCCTCCGTCTCCcatccccccctcctcctcctgcccacccctcccctctcacTTCAACAGCAACCACATCCAGTACAGCGGCTACAGCAATCAGCAATACAGCAATCTGCCCAAACCCCAGCCCCAGACTCCAGCCCCAGGCCCCCTGGTAATGCAGGGCAGCCGCTACCCCCCCCTCCAGCAGCCAGCAGGGGAGAGCCGGCAGCACCCCAGCTACAACCATGGAGGCCAGGCGAGAGGTGCGGGGGACCCCAGGAACGATCCCAGAGAGACCAGTAGCAGCCAGCAGGTAAGGACCagtgtgtacattttttgtatttttattatttgtttcttttttattttaagttgaaCCCACGCACGCGTGCTTACAGGGAGCCCTGCTCTTGACAGCCAGCCATCACAGGCAATATATGATCTCGGTAATATGATAGGTCCAAacgttttgtatcacctagaatgaACATAATATAGAGTCTTTTTAACTCGCATCATCAAAGAAGCTACAGAATGATAATGCAGAAGTCTGCCCGAGCCACAATAGCAGTACGGTAGTGTTTTACGCCACTTGCATTCCAGTAACCTTTATAGTCCTtattctctcccctctcctcagcAGGCCAGGCTCAACCTGCCCAATGTCTCACCAGCAAACATTACCTGTGTGCCTTACAActctcaccaccaccaccacccccctccTCATCACAGCCAACAAACTCTGCTGCCTCCACCACCGACACCAGCccgcggcagctcctccctcagcGGAATACCTCACGGCCTGGGCGCCGCCCCCTCTTCCCCCTCGACAAGTGAGAGCTGGAGAAAGCAGCAGCAAAGGAACAGCCACGCCTCCAGTGTGGtgagtttacttttgttttacctTTCGAGTCGATCTGATCTCCTGTTACACGTCTAGTCCTGTAATTCGTACCTGCGTTACAAGGATCGCAAGACGACTCCCGTTGCGCAGCAGTTTCAGTAAACTTGATAacaagtaacaagctcaggtgtgtttttattaaactcgcagtaaaaccaggactggatcaaactgctatgcaacgcgAGCCTTATTCCCACCCCTCATGAACgccttttaaataacttttttcccccctgtcTTTCTTCTCCAGGCGTCAAGCCGGTACCCTGGAAATCAGGGTCTAGAAACTCAGGGTCACAGGCGACCTTTGGAGAGGGGAGCCCCCCTGTTAGGGCATGGGCCCCCTCACGCAGGCCGTCCCGCGATGCCAGGGACCACCCCCGCTGCCACGGACATCTGCCGGAGTAACCCCTACAGCGGCAGCAGCGCGGTCCAAGTCACGGCGCCCCCCACTGGCTCTCCGACTCCTGGCGTCCTGAGATCCACGGCAGGCTGGAAGGAGCCTCTGCCGACTCCGGTCCTGATGTCTCCGGGGCTGAGGGGAGGAAACCAGCTGCTGGGAGATCAGGACGGAAGAGAGGTCCAGCCTCCGTTAGAGAAACGGGAGTACTTTTACAATCGCTGTGAGCTGCCCCAGACTGCCAATGCTACAACTACACCAACATCCTCCtcttgctcctcctcctccccctgtaGCGTGCAGACGCCGCAGTTTGAGAAGGTGAAAAACACGACAGCCGAGACCAGCCACAAGCCGCCTCtgtctccttctcctcctcctcctgcctcCGTGCAGCCCCCTCCCCGGGCCGCCCCCTCGCCCAGCCCTTACCGACACAAGCCTCTTCGCAGGCAGCCGCTGAGCATTGAGGAGGTGCTGGACAAGCTGGATGCAGAGCTGGAAGGCAGGGTCCGAGAACgggagatggaggaggaggaggaggaggagagggaaggaAAGCAGCCGGAGGGAGACGGaggagatgaggaggaggaggtggcgAGTCTGGAGTGCCTGCTCTCCACGCCTGCGGTCGAGGCTCGGGGGGAAGAGGACGGAAAGGCCTGTCCACGCTACGGGGAGAAAGAGCAGGGGCCTCCTTTCTGGCAGTCGGAAAAGGCCACGGCCCCCGTCATCGTTTCCGCTCCCTCTGCTTCCGCGGCCAGGCTGGATTTCGTCGCCAAGCGGGAGAGACAGAGTAGTGGGTCGGGCAGTCCTCCTCATCAACTACCCCAGGCTCCAAACACCTCAAGAACTGCATCGCCCTCACCGTCGCCCTCGCCACTGCCATCGTCGCTCAGGCCCTCGCAGACAGCAGCCGTTTTACCCAAAGACCCGGGCACCTCAGGGGTCCTGCCTCTCTTCCCCACAGAAACGCAGGAATACCCGACGACCAGgacagaaggaggaggaggaggaggagggaggaaacCCCCTGAGAAGCTCTTTGAAGATTTCCCCAGCCGGACGGGAGACCAGGGGACGGGGGACCAGTTCGAGGAGCCCATTCTCCCAGACGGCCTGGCAAATATCATGAAGATGCTGGACGAGTCGATCCAGAAGGAGGACGAGTTGTACAACGGCAGCGCTGACGGCGATCGCTACTCCCCCATCTCCCCTCTGCCCATGCCCCGGTCCCTGCCGGGCCTCAAGGACAACCGGCAGCCTCCTCCCTTGCTGGAGAGACCCAAACCCTCTAACGTGGATTTCAGACTGGTGAACAAGACCCCCCCGGCCTTGAGCAGGCAGGGCTCGCTGGCGTCGCCTGCCAGGTTATCGACTTCATGCAGCAGGGTGTCCTCAGTCTCTGAAGAGGGGGCGAGGAGCCCTTCTTTAAAGCTGAGCCCAGGCAGCCAGCGGCAACCAACTCCCTCCTTCCCCCCGGCTCCTCTGGTCAAGGAGAGTCACGTTTACAACAGCAGCAGCTACCTTCACAACGACCTGGCCAAGCTTTACGGCTTCCCCGAGCGGAAACGAGAGGAATCTGCGAGCGGaattgaggaggaggaggaggaggaggaggaggaagatgatgAAGATAACAAGCTACTGCACTCTCCAGCCAAGCTGCTGCAAGCTCCTCctcggcagcagcagcagacaggcgTGGGGAACATGTTCAAATCCCTCGCCTCGGTCCTGGAGAGCCAGAAGTATTCCTACAGGGGAGGGCCTTTTGGAAGGCCCCCCCCTGGCGGTGCTGGAAATCGGGGTTCTTCCTTCAAGTACGCCCCCCCTCCTGCACCGCTGCGGTTCTCGTCGGACAAGCCGGCCCGGGAAGACGAGGAGCCGTGGGGCAGGGGGGGAACCACGACCCAAACCcgccaggaggaggaggaggaggaggatgggaaaGCCGGGGTTAGGGGTCTGGAGAAGGCAGCCAGGACTTCCAAAGTGAAGGAGGAGGCGAAGCAGCAGCCGGCGATCCTGTCTGAGGCGTCCATGTCCGAGCTGAGCCGGAGCTGTGAGGTCCTTCTGACCCGGCACGCCATTCCCGCCGGGAGCTGCCGGGTCAAGCCCGGGAAGGATCACAGGAAGACGGAGAGGGCAGAGAAGGGCTGCAAAAgcgagaggagggagaggaaagaCCGTAGAGAGCACAAGAGGCACAGGAAGAGGGATTCTTCACCGACATCCAACACCTCTTCatcatcttcatcttcttctGTTCGGAGCGGaactggcagcagcagcagctcaagcaGGCGACACAAAGACAAGGAAGGCAAGTCGCACAAGGAGAAGAGCAGGCGAGTGCTGGGCAATCTGGACATGCAGAGAAAGGGCAGTCAAGCCAGGGAGAAGGGGAAGGGCGACTGCGCTGGAGTCGGCGCCGAGCCCAGGATGAAGGTGGCGGGCGGCGGGGAAGTGGCCTCTCCCGGCGGGAGCAGGGAGGTGGGGGGGCGGCGGGGGGGCCCTGGGTCCTGCGGACTTCCTGAAGCTCAAGGGCCTCTCGGACGAGCCCCCCAAGGAGCTGAAGATCCGCCTGATCAAAGTGGAGAGCGGCGAGCGGGAGAGGTTCATCGCCTCCGAGGTGGAGGAGAAGAAGAGCGTCCCGCTGTCCCAGATCACCATCAGCAACACGGCCAGCGAGGTCGTCCGAGCCTGCAGGTAAGTGGACTCGACAAACAGACCGGGGCTGACCGTCCCTCCACTCCGGGGTCAAATGAGACCGTGATGTAGGTCTGGGCGGAGGTTTCACTGGTTCAGCTAAACGCTTTGGAATGGCCAGCTTGTGCCGCCCCAGGGCATCTTTAACTAAATGATCACCCCAGAGAAATAAGTGGGCTCCTGAAAGCTGGGCTGCCCAGTCACGGCACCAGGGTGTCTTAGGCGTGGCATTCGCCAATATTGAAGTGATAATCAGGAGCCTGGTTTAACAGTGATGGACTGGGTTATTTAGCTGTCCTCGTTCGTGGCATTGCTATAGAGCTCTAGGGACGTTTCAGCAGAGCTGTCTCTCTGCTCCACACTGTAGATGTAGTTTATAGGTTGGTGTCTTCTATATATAAGGAGCTATCCATGGAGGGGTGTCCGGTCTATCACAGAGGGTCCAGGAGGGTTGTTATTCCCCTCCAGGTTTGTCTAACTGGTAAAATGAAGTGATGAACTATTTCAGGGTCCGGGAGGGGGTCTGATTGATTCAGTTTAGAGCAGGGTTTGGAAACGCTGAGAAGATTCGAAACGCCGGAGGAACGATCCCACCCCCCCCAAACTAACGCCTCTcctgtttttgtttctaatttcCAGGAATGCGAAAATCAAAGGGAGGTTTCGAGAGTCTTATCTCTTGCCTGCGTTTTCTGTGAAGCCTGTGATGGGAAATTCGGGCAGCCCCCAGGAG is a window encoding:
- the LOC121305716 gene encoding LOW QUALITY PROTEIN: lysine-specific demethylase 6B-like (The sequence of the model RefSeq protein was modified relative to this genomic sequence to represent the inferred CDS: deleted 1 base in 1 codon) gives rise to the protein MHHTVDQFGGRSSSSSITFPLEGRGGPWGPPGSRAWIPPSRGPSSIGQSQLPSHMPAGHMTSPAHPSKLYFPPGPAPPRPLLSDRIELIHGLVQSLQRDRHQARLWEQLGQIYESEQELEEALRCYQNGARCHGYGPGHTHLAARANQLQRYLSPNQHRPRILPPLHEVWDLLQQQARNYPGKNGCQLKRPAAHVDHSVIQHTPHVHHVVPSTPPSEEIPSPVKRRRSISPDQSNRSGMPRPPMPNLPPTHPLHHPGAHYQLPKPGGLWNPLHKGGSPWPPERKNDYQEQQNPVLGAYPYKTAPPSPIPPSSSCPPLPSHFNSNHIQYSGYSNQQYSNLPKPQPQTPAPGPLVMQGSRYPPLQQPAGESRQHPSYNHGGQARGAGDPRNDPRETSSSQQQARLNLPNVSPANITCVPYNSHHHHHPPPHHSQQTLLPPPPTPARGSSSLSGIPHGLGAAPSSPSTSESWRKQQQRNSHASSVASSRYPGNQGLETQGHRRPLERGAPLLGHGPPHAGRPAMPGTTPAATDICRSNPYSGSSAVQVTAPPTGSPTPGVLRSTAGWKEPLPTPVLMSPGLRGGNQLLGDQDGREVQPPLEKREYFYNRCELPQTANATTTPTSSSCSSSSPCSVQTPQFEKVKNTTAETSHKPPLSPSPPPPASVQPPPRAAPSPSPYRHKPLRRQPLSIEEVLDKLDAELEGRVREREMEEEEEEEREGKQPEGDGGDEEEEVASLECLLSTPAVEARGEEDGKACPRYGEKEQGPPFWQSEKATAPVIVSAPSASAARLDFVAKRERQSSGSGSPPHQLPQAPNTSRTASPSPSPSPLPSSLRPSQTAAVLPKDPGTSGVLPLFPTETQEYPTTRTEGGGGGGGRKPPEKLFEDFPSRTGDQGTGDQFEEPILPDGLANIMKMLDESIQKEDELYNGSADGDRYSPISPLPMPRSLPGLKDNRQPPPLLERPKPSNVDFRLVNKTPPALSRQGSLASPARLSTSCSRVSSVSEEGARSPSLKLSPGSQRQPTPSFPPAPLVKESHVYNSSSYLHNDLAKLYGFPERKREESASGIEEEEEEEEEEDDEDNKLLHSPAKLLQAPPRQQQQTGVGNMFKSLASVLESQKYSYRGGPFGRPPPGGAGNRGSSFKYAPPPAPLRFSSDKPAREDEEPWGRGGTTTQTRQEEEEEEDGKAGVRGLEKAARTSKVKEEAKQQPAILSEASMSELSRSCEVLLTRHAIPAGSCRVKPGKDHRKTERAEKGCKSERRERKDRREHKRHRKRDSSPTSNTSSSSSSSSVRSGTGSSSSSSRRHKDKEGKSHKEKSRRVLGNLDMQRKGSQAREKGKGDCAGVGAEPRMKVAGGGEVASPGGSREVGGGGGALGPADFLKLKGLSDEPPKELKIRLIKVESGERERFIASEVEEKKSVPLSQITISNTASEVVRACRNAKIKGRFRESYLLPAFSVKPVMGNSGSPQERLNPPTPSIYLESKRDGFSPVLQQFCTDPKNPITVIRGLAGSLRLNLGLFSTKSLVEANGDLSVEVRTQVQQPSDENWEPTGGRQTWPCESSRSHTTIAKYAQYQASSFQESLQEEKGSDEEEDEEETPVASEPPSNSAADQKPVGKIIKFGTNIDLSDAKRWKAQLQELFKLPAFMRVSSSGNMLSHVGHTILGMNTVQLYMKVPGSRTPGHQENNNFCSVNINIGPGDCEWFAVHDSYWEAISDFCESHGVDYLTGSWWPVLEDLYRANIPVYRFIQRPGDLVWINAGTVHWVQAVGWCNNIAWNVGPLTSYQYQLALERYEWNEVKKVKSIVPMIHVSWNIARTVKVSDPDVYKMIKHCMLQSIKHSQILRAQLVQEGKKISYQSRVKDEPAYYCNECDVEVYNLLFVTSDSGSRKTYVVHCEDCARRRSATLHNVVVLEQYRTEELMQTYDSFTLVRPGTFKPVITLSLRPYFSLQFQCVQFQ